Proteins encoded together in one Polaribacter reichenbachii window:
- a CDS encoding glucose-1-phosphate adenylyltransferase, whose amino-acid sequence MINNSVLSIILGGGQGSRLYPLTADRSKPAVPIAGKYRLVDIPISNCINSNIKRMYVLTQFNSASLNQHIKNTYHFSFFSQAFVDVLAAEQTMQSDKWFQGTADAVRQSMHHFLQNEFEYALILSGDQLYNMDFQHMIEKHKESNAEISIATYPVTAKEATGFGLLKTNEENTITSFIEKPDESLLPDWTSDVSDEMKKDGRNYLASMGIYIFNRELLVELMKNPDTIDFGKEIIPNAIHDHKTVSYQYEGYWTDIGTIQSFFEANLGLTDDIPKFNLYDDNRIYTRARILPTSKISGTLLNKAVISDGCIIHADKIERSVIGVRSRIGKNSVVTNTYMMGNDSYESLEYIENNKIENVLGIGDRCNINNCILDKNSRIGDDVTINGGDHLEDTEKDNYIIKDGIVVVRKGATIPKGTII is encoded by the coding sequence ATGATAAATAACAGTGTATTATCAATAATCTTAGGTGGTGGTCAAGGTTCTAGACTATACCCTTTAACAGCAGACAGATCCAAACCTGCTGTACCTATTGCTGGTAAATACAGATTAGTAGATATCCCAATTTCTAATTGTATTAATTCAAACATTAAAAGAATGTATGTATTAACACAATTTAATTCTGCTTCTTTAAATCAACATATAAAAAATACCTATCACTTTAGTTTTTTTAGTCAAGCTTTTGTTGATGTATTGGCTGCAGAACAAACTATGCAAAGTGATAAATGGTTTCAAGGAACTGCTGATGCTGTTAGGCAAAGTATGCATCACTTTTTACAAAACGAATTCGAATACGCATTAATTCTTTCTGGAGATCAATTATATAATATGGATTTTCAGCATATGATTGAAAAGCATAAAGAAAGTAATGCAGAAATTTCTATAGCAACTTATCCAGTAACCGCTAAAGAAGCTACTGGTTTTGGTCTATTAAAAACCAATGAAGAAAATACAATTACCTCGTTTATAGAAAAACCAGACGAATCATTATTACCAGATTGGACATCTGATGTTAGTGATGAAATGAAAAAAGATGGTAGAAACTACTTAGCTTCTATGGGTATCTATATATTTAATAGAGAGTTGTTAGTAGAGCTAATGAAAAATCCAGATACTATAGATTTTGGAAAAGAAATTATACCAAACGCAATTCATGACCATAAAACAGTAAGTTATCAATACGAAGGATATTGGACAGATATTGGTACCATACAATCTTTCTTTGAAGCAAATTTAGGTTTAACTGATGATATACCTAAGTTTAATTTATATGATGATAACAGAATTTATACAAGAGCAAGAATTTTACCAACCTCAAAAATTTCTGGAACCTTATTAAATAAAGCGGTTATTTCTGATGGATGTATTATACATGCAGACAAAATTGAACGAAGCGTGATTGGTGTAAGATCTAGAATTGGTAAAAATAGCGTAGTCACAAATACCTATATGATGGGTAATGATAGCTACGAATCTTTAGAATATATAGAAAATAATAAAATAGAAAATGTTTTAGGTATTGGAGATCGTTGTAACATTAACAATTGTATTTTAGATAAAAACTCTAGAATTGGAGATGATGTTACCATAAATGGAGGTGATCATTTAGAAGATACAGAAAAAGATAACTATATAATTAAAGACGGTATTGTAGTTGTTAGAAAAGGCGCAACAATTCCTAAAGGAACAATAATTTAA
- a CDS encoding glycogen synthase: protein MNILHISAECYPIAKVGGLADVVGALPKYQRELNVTSNVVMPFYNNKFTQNNSFDIVHEDQLILGYDTLSFKILKLTNSNLEFDLYCVDIPELIYKEYVYSADDTERFLAFQIATLDWISSWQENPDIIHIHDHHTGLIPFMMTQSYKYKSLRFIPTILTIHNAQYQGWFSHRKVYLIPEFNFKDVGLLDWNSIINPLAAAIKCAWAVTTVSPSYMNELKLSANGLENLLNQESDKCIGILNGIDWNVWNTETDDYLIKNYTKSTVVSGKKANKEWLCNEFKLDIDKPLFAFIGRLVGEKGSDLFPEIFKKALAENDISILLLGSGNKETEKQLTALLDTENYNAYIGYDEKLSHIIYAGADFILMPSRVEPCGLNQMYSLRYGTMPIVNAIGGLKDTIIDLEQEDGFGIRHYGVTITNVTTAISRANSFYQNKKEFVKNSKKIMAIDHSWNNSAQEYINLYKSLKK from the coding sequence TTGAATATATTACATATAAGTGCAGAATGTTATCCTATTGCTAAAGTTGGTGGCTTAGCAGATGTTGTTGGTGCTTTACCTAAATACCAAAGGGAACTTAATGTAACAAGCAATGTTGTAATGCCCTTTTACAACAATAAATTTACTCAAAATAATAGTTTTGATATTGTACATGAAGACCAATTAATTTTGGGGTACGACACCTTAAGTTTTAAAATACTAAAACTTACAAATAGCAATTTAGAATTTGATTTATACTGCGTAGATATACCTGAATTAATTTACAAGGAGTACGTTTATTCTGCAGATGATACAGAACGTTTTTTAGCTTTTCAAATTGCAACTTTAGATTGGATTTCTTCTTGGCAAGAAAACCCAGACATTATTCATATTCATGATCATCATACAGGTTTAATACCTTTTATGATGACACAATCTTATAAATACAAATCTCTACGATTTATTCCCACAATACTAACCATTCATAATGCACAATATCAAGGATGGTTTTCTCATAGAAAAGTATATTTAATACCCGAATTCAATTTTAAAGATGTTGGTTTATTAGATTGGAACAGTATTATTAATCCGCTTGCGGCAGCCATAAAATGTGCCTGGGCTGTAACTACAGTTTCTCCTTCTTATATGAATGAGTTAAAACTCAGTGCAAACGGATTAGAAAACTTATTAAATCAAGAAAGTGATAAATGCATTGGTATTTTAAACGGAATTGATTGGAATGTTTGGAATACAGAAACTGATGATTATCTTATAAAAAACTACACAAAATCTACGGTAGTTTCTGGTAAGAAAGCAAATAAAGAATGGCTTTGTAATGAGTTTAAATTAGATATAGATAAACCACTTTTTGCTTTTATAGGCAGATTAGTTGGCGAAAAAGGAAGTGACCTATTTCCTGAAATATTTAAAAAAGCCTTAGCAGAAAATGACATTTCTATACTCTTGTTAGGTTCTGGTAATAAAGAAACAGAAAAGCAATTAACGGCTTTATTAGACACAGAAAATTACAATGCGTATATAGGTTATGATGAAAAGCTTTCTCATATTATATATGCTGGTGCAGACTTTATTTTAATGCCTTCTAGAGTAGAACCTTGCGGTTTAAATCAAATGTATTCTTTAAGATATGGTACAATGCCAATCGTAAATGCAATTGGTGGGTTAAAAGACACAATAATAGATCTAGAACAAGAAGATGGTTTTGGTATTCGTCATTATGGTGTTACAATAACTAATGTAACCACTGCAATAAGTAGAGCAAACTCTTTTTACCAAAACAAAAAAGAATTTGTAAAAAATTCTAAAAAAATAATGGCAATCGATCATTCTTGGAACAATTCTGCACAAGAATATATTAACTTATATAAATCTTTAAAAAAGTAA
- the rplT gene encoding 50S ribosomal protein L20, with protein MPRSVNSVASRNRRKKILKAAKGYFGRRKNVYTVAKNAVEKGMLYAYRDRKNNKRNFRSLWITRINAAARLNGMSYSQFMGKVKANNIELNRKVLADLAVNNPEAFKAVVDKIK; from the coding sequence ATGCCAAGATCAGTAAATTCAGTAGCCTCAAGAAATAGAAGAAAAAAAATCTTGAAGGCAGCAAAAGGTTACTTTGGACGTAGAAAAAACGTTTACACAGTAGCAAAAAATGCGGTTGAAAAAGGTATGCTTTATGCATATAGAGACCGTAAAAACAACAAGAGAAACTTCCGTTCTTTATGGATTACGCGTATTAACGCAGCAGCTCGTTTAAACGGAATGTCTTACTCTCAGTTTATGGGAAAAGTAAAAGCTAACAACATCGAATTAAACCGTAAGGTTTTAGCAGATTTAGCAGTTAACAACCCAGAAGCTTTTAAGGCAGTTGTAGATAAAATTAAATAA
- the rpmI gene encoding 50S ribosomal protein L35: MPKMKTKSSAKKRFKVTGTGKLKRKHAFKSHILTKKSKKRKLKLTHDTLVHKADEPSIKQMLNLK, translated from the coding sequence ATGCCTAAAATGAAAACAAAATCTAGCGCCAAAAAACGATTTAAAGTTACTGGTACTGGAAAATTAAAAAGAAAGCACGCGTTTAAAAGTCACATCTTAACAAAGAAGTCTAAAAAACGTAAATTAAAGCTAACTCATGACACTTTAGTTCATAAAGCAGATGAGCCTAGCATTAAACAAATGTTAAACTTAAAATAA
- the infC gene encoding translation initiation factor IF-3 has protein sequence MNEKIRYVDEVRLVGDNVEVGVYPLAKARELAKEQELDLVEISPKAKPPVCKIIDYKKFLYEQKKREKALKSKATKVTIKEIRFGPQTDEHDYEFKKKHAIKFLQDGAKLKAFVFFKGRSIIFKEQGQILLLKLAQELEDYGKVEQLPKLEGKRMIMFIAPKKVK, from the coding sequence ATTAATGAAAAAATAAGATATGTTGATGAAGTTCGTCTGGTAGGCGACAATGTAGAAGTTGGTGTATATCCTTTAGCAAAAGCTAGAGAATTAGCCAAAGAACAGGAATTGGATTTGGTAGAAATATCACCAAAAGCAAAACCACCTGTTTGTAAAATTATTGATTACAAGAAGTTCTTGTATGAGCAAAAGAAACGTGAAAAAGCTTTAAAGTCTAAAGCTACAAAAGTAACCATTAAAGAAATACGTTTTGGCCCTCAAACAGATGAACACGATTATGAGTTTAAAAAGAAGCACGCCATTAAGTTTTTACAAGATGGTGCTAAATTAAAAGCATTCGTTTTCTTTAAAGGACGTTCTATTATCTTTAAAGAACAAGGGCAAATTTTATTATTAAAATTAGCTCAAGAATTAGAAGATTATGGTAAAGTGGAGCAATTACCAAAATTAGAAGGTAAACGTATGATTATGTTTATTGCTCCTAAAAAAGTAAAATAA
- the thrS gene encoding threonine--tRNA ligase, whose amino-acid sequence MIKITLPDGSIKEFTANSTPIDVAKSISEGLARNVISASFNGETVETTTPLTTDGTLVLFTFNDDEGKKAFWHSSAHVLAEAILSFHPNAKLTIGPAIDNGFYYDLDLGDEIISEKDFAEIEKKFLEIARGKHEFKMREVSKADALAKYKNENNQYKVELIENLTDGDITFCDHSTFTDLCRGGHIPNTGIIKAIKIMNVAGAYWRGDEKNNQLTRIYGISFPKQKMLTEYLALLEEAKKRDHRKLGKELELFTFSQKVGAGLPLWLPKGAALRGRLEDFLKKAQKKAGYEMVMTPHIGQKELYVTSGHYEKYGEDSFQAIKTPKMDEEFLLKPMNCPHHCEVYNFKPYSYKDLPKRFAEFGTVYRYEQSGELHGLTRVRGFTQDDAHIFCTPEQLDQEFKDVIDLVLYVFGSLGFEDFTAQVSIRDMKNLGKYIGDVETWEIAEKAIISAATDKGLDFVIEEGEAAFYGPKLDFMVKDALGRSWQLGTIQVDYNLPKRFDLTYTGADNQQHRPVMIHRAPFGSMERFIAVLLEHTGGNFPLWLTPDQVILLPISDKYQKYTEKVLESLENSEIRALVDNRSEKTGRKIRDAEVSKIPFMVIVGEKEEQDGTVSVRKHGEGDLGTFTIKEFVTLIKEEEAKTLKKF is encoded by the coding sequence ATGATAAAGATTACTTTACCTGACGGAAGTATTAAAGAGTTCACTGCAAACAGCACACCTATTGATGTTGCTAAAAGCATAAGTGAAGGATTGGCAAGAAACGTAATTTCTGCAAGTTTTAACGGAGAAACAGTTGAAACCACCACCCCTTTAACCACAGATGGAACTCTTGTTTTATTTACATTTAACGATGATGAAGGTAAAAAAGCTTTTTGGCATTCTTCTGCTCACGTTTTGGCAGAGGCTATATTAAGTTTTCATCCGAATGCTAAATTAACTATAGGTCCTGCTATTGATAATGGATTTTATTATGATTTAGATTTAGGTGATGAAATAATTTCTGAAAAAGACTTTGCTGAGATTGAAAAGAAGTTTCTTGAAATTGCTCGAGGTAAACACGAATTTAAAATGCGTGAAGTTTCTAAGGCTGATGCTTTAGCTAAATATAAGAATGAAAACAATCAATATAAAGTTGAGTTAATAGAAAACTTAACTGATGGAGATATTACTTTTTGTGATCATAGCACTTTTACTGATTTATGTAGAGGGGGCCACATACCTAATACCGGTATTATAAAGGCTATTAAAATAATGAATGTTGCTGGTGCTTATTGGAGAGGTGATGAAAAGAATAATCAGTTAACACGTATTTATGGAATAAGTTTTCCGAAGCAAAAAATGTTGACAGAATATTTAGCTTTATTAGAAGAAGCTAAAAAACGTGACCATAGAAAGCTAGGTAAGGAATTAGAATTATTTACTTTTTCACAGAAAGTGGGTGCAGGTTTACCATTATGGTTGCCAAAAGGAGCTGCTTTAAGAGGCCGTTTAGAAGATTTCTTAAAAAAAGCACAGAAAAAAGCTGGTTATGAAATGGTAATGACTCCACATATTGGTCAGAAAGAATTATATGTTACCTCTGGGCATTATGAAAAATATGGTGAAGACAGTTTTCAGGCAATAAAAACACCTAAAATGGATGAAGAGTTTTTATTAAAGCCTATGAATTGCCCACACCATTGTGAAGTTTACAACTTTAAACCTTATTCATATAAAGATTTACCTAAACGTTTTGCAGAATTTGGTACCGTTTATAGATATGAACAAAGTGGAGAATTACATGGTTTAACTCGAGTAAGAGGTTTTACACAAGATGATGCTCATATTTTCTGTACTCCAGAACAATTAGATCAAGAATTTAAAGATGTTATAGATTTAGTTTTGTATGTTTTTGGTTCTTTAGGTTTTGAAGATTTTACAGCACAAGTTTCTATTAGAGATATGAAAAACTTGGGTAAGTATATAGGTGATGTAGAAACTTGGGAAATTGCAGAAAAAGCAATTATTAGTGCAGCAACAGATAAAGGTCTAGATTTTGTAATTGAAGAAGGTGAAGCTGCTTTTTATGGCCCTAAATTAGATTTTATGGTTAAAGATGCTTTAGGAAGAAGTTGGCAGTTAGGAACAATACAAGTAGATTATAATTTACCTAAACGTTTTGATTTAACTTATACAGGTGCAGATAATCAACAACACAGACCAGTAATGATTCATAGAGCCCCATTTGGATCTATGGAGCGTTTTATTGCGGTTTTACTGGAGCATACAGGAGGTAATTTCCCTCTTTGGCTTACTCCTGATCAAGTTATCTTATTGCCTATCAGTGATAAATATCAAAAATATACAGAAAAAGTTTTAGAATCGTTAGAAAATTCCGAAATTCGCGCCCTCGTAGACAACCGAAGTGAAAAAACCGGACGTAAAATACGAGATGCAGAAGTAAGCAAAATACCATTTATGGTGATTGTAGGTGAGAAAGAAGAACAAGATGGCACAGTTTCTGTAAGGAAACACGGCGAAGGAGATTTAGGTACTTTTACAATTAAAGAGTTTGTTACCTTAATTAAAGAAGAAGAAGCCAAAACATTAAAGAAATTTTAA
- a CDS encoding glutamate synthase subunit beta, producing the protein MGKVTGFKEFERQDEKYTSVKDRIKDYKEFTVPLSDKEITKQGSRCMDCGIPFCHSGCPLGNLIPDFNHMVHQGEWQKASWLLHSTNNFPEFTGRLCPAPCEKSCVLGIIEDPVSIENIEKNIVERAFKEGWIKPQPPKTRTGKTIAVVGSGPAGLAAAQQLNRAGHTVTVFERDDEVGGLLRYGIPNFKMEKGIIDRRVKILEAEGITFKTNVNVGVNYDVKDLKSFDSIVLCGGATERRSLPTPGIDADGVVQAMDFLTQQTKVLFGKEVKNQVMATDKNVIVIGGGDTGSDCIGTSNRHGAKSVVNFEIMPKPPGHRSPTTPWPFWPLQLKTSSSHQEGVQRNWLINTKEFIKDENGKLTALKTVNVEWKMVPGQRPQLIEIAGTEKTWPCDLALLALGFTGPESTLADKLGIKKDARSNYKAEYGKYQTNIPNIFTAGDMRRGQSLIVWAISEGREAARQVDLYLMGKSELPSKDVTGDLVAM; encoded by the coding sequence ATGGGAAAAGTAACAGGATTTAAAGAATTTGAAAGACAAGATGAAAAATATACTTCTGTAAAAGATCGTATAAAAGATTATAAAGAATTTACAGTACCTCTTTCTGATAAAGAAATTACCAAACAAGGTTCACGTTGTATGGATTGTGGAATACCATTTTGTCATAGTGGTTGCCCATTAGGAAATTTAATTCCAGATTTTAACCATATGGTACACCAAGGAGAATGGCAAAAAGCATCTTGGTTGTTACATTCTACAAACAACTTTCCAGAATTTACAGGTCGCTTATGCCCTGCTCCATGTGAAAAATCTTGTGTATTAGGTATTATAGAAGATCCAGTATCTATAGAAAATATAGAAAAAAACATTGTTGAACGTGCTTTTAAAGAAGGATGGATTAAACCACAGCCTCCTAAAACAAGAACTGGAAAAACAATCGCAGTTGTTGGTTCTGGCCCTGCAGGTTTAGCTGCTGCTCAACAATTAAACAGAGCTGGTCATACAGTAACTGTTTTTGAAAGAGATGATGAAGTTGGTGGATTATTACGTTATGGAATTCCGAATTTCAAAATGGAAAAAGGAATTATAGATAGACGAGTTAAAATTTTAGAAGCAGAAGGAATTACATTTAAAACTAACGTTAACGTTGGTGTTAATTATGATGTAAAAGATTTAAAATCTTTTGATTCAATTGTTCTTTGTGGTGGAGCTACAGAAAGACGTAGTTTACCAACTCCAGGAATTGATGCTGATGGAGTTGTACAAGCAATGGATTTTTTAACACAGCAAACAAAAGTATTATTTGGTAAAGAAGTAAAAAATCAAGTAATGGCTACCGATAAAAATGTAATTGTTATTGGTGGTGGAGATACTGGTTCAGATTGTATAGGTACATCTAACAGACATGGAGCAAAATCCGTAGTTAATTTCGAGATTATGCCTAAACCACCAGGACATCGTTCTCCAACTACTCCTTGGCCATTTTGGCCATTACAATTAAAAACTTCTTCTTCACATCAAGAAGGTGTTCAGCGCAATTGGTTAATCAATACGAAAGAATTTATAAAAGATGAAAACGGAAAATTAACTGCTCTTAAAACAGTTAACGTTGAATGGAAAATGGTTCCTGGTCAAAGACCTCAGTTAATAGAAATTGCAGGTACAGAAAAAACTTGGCCTTGTGATTTAGCTTTACTAGCACTTGGTTTTACAGGACCAGAAAGTACTTTAGCTGATAAATTAGGAATTAAGAAAGATGCTCGTTCAAATTACAAAGCAGAATATGGTAAATACCAAACTAATATTCCAAATATCTTTACTGCTGGAGATATGCGTCGTGGACAATCTCTTATCGTTTGGGCAATTTCAGAAGGAAGAGAAGCTGCAAGACAAGTAGATTTATATTTAATGGGGAAATCAGAATTACCATCAAAAGATGTTACAGGCGATTTAGTAGCGATGTAA